In Podarcis muralis chromosome 7, rPodMur119.hap1.1, whole genome shotgun sequence, the genomic stretch CCACCAGCCTTGGCAACTCTCCTTCACTTTCTTTGCTCTTCTTTTGGACAGTTACTACCTTGTCCCCCACAGTCTGCTCCCTGACCCCCAGTCGGACAGCGGTGGGAGCAGGGGGCACCACCCTCAACTCGGTCACGCCACCCCCAAGCAACAGCACAAACCCTAGCCCCCAGAGCGGCAGTCACCCAGCTATCAGCTTGCAAGGCCTGAATCCCAGTACGGGGTAAGTGGTGTGGGAGAGAAAGGTCTTTGTGGGCGGGTTCAGCTTCCTCAATGGTTGGACTGTGGGAGAAGAGGTTTGATCCTGACTAGGCTCACACCATTAGAGGGAGGGGGCCTTGGGGGACAGAACCCAAGCAGTACGGGAATTAGAACTCGCCTGAAATAATAGATTCTCCATAAAACAATGTCCCACACGTCATTTTAAGCTACCTTCTGGACCCATTTTGAACAGGTGATTGGGGGGGGCACTCTAGTGTTTGCACTGTAGATCCCCAACTTTAACCTGCTGCCTCTGGTTTGATTTCAGAAGCACAGTGCTAGGGGTGAATGCAGGGTTAAACCCAGCGCTAATGGCCACCAACCCGCTGGCCACCATACAAGGTTTGTGAAAAAGAAGATCAGACATGATGTCATCACTGCCATTTGCTCCACTGGCCTGTCTGTacaagactgtgtgtgtgtgtgtgtgtgtgagagagagagagagagagagagagagagagagagagagagagagaagcaaaaagTGTGTGTAAGCCAGCGTTTCCCAACcgctgttccgcggcacagtagtgtgccgtgGAACTTTGCCTTGTGTTCCGCGTGGAGGCGGCcaagtcgggcggtgagaggcggggcggcggcagcgagcacacgcggggctgcgagcgagcgagctcccaccATCGCCGCTCGCTACCGGGCCTGCGCATCCGCTCGCTAGTGAGCGGGGAATCCCATCCGCCCCCACGTGAGGGGGAATCCCatcccagcccccgcgagagcaggggaatcccatcCGGCCAcgcctcctggccagccaatcggctggctggagGGGGCGTGGCTTACCCTTTTTAGGGCCGGagcagagggggctcgccctctcttctccggctagccccatcgccgctcgctattGCCGCTACGAGGTGCCGCTACTGGGCCTGCGCCTGCTCGGCAAGCACAcgtggggcggcgagcgagcgagctcccacgTCCGACGGCACCAGGCAGGGGCCCTTGGCCGTGCCGGTGCCCACCGTGCCCGCCTCCGCCCAGGAGGGCGGCAAGCAGCCACCGCCACCCCCGCCGCTGCCCGGCAACCGCGCCGCCACCCCCGGCTCCCCGCGGCGGGTGATCGTGCAGGCTTCGACGGGCGAGCTGCTCCGCTGCCTGGGGGACTTCGTGTGCCGCCGCTGCTACCACATCGCCGCTCGCTACTGGGCCTGCGCGTGCGCgatcgcgccttcgggattcccttcagcaGGCATCAAGCAGCCTGCCTCCCTGCTTTTTCTAATTAAGGGAACCTCCACTCTCCTGCCCCTCGGTGTTTCTCACCCCAAAGCCTTGTGGGCAGCAGGAAGTGGGGCTGTCCTGCCTCTACCCCACGCCGGGTGGCTGCTGACACGTCCCTTGGGCAGGAGAGGCATCCGGCTGGATGAAGGCAGCGACGCCGGGGGAACGGAACAGCACGGCAGGTCTGAGTTGGCGCCTGGAAGGACACAGACTGCTTCATGTAGCTGCATTCAACAGCTCCGAGGCTGGCAGGTGAGTGCGTGCACTCCTCTCTCtcattttatttaatgtgcattttagaaGCATGTGGAAATATCCTGCGTCATCAACcactttggggaaagtgtgcgtgtgtgtgtttggggctaGATTTCAtgcatgcctttttttttaagttctcttCCTGCTTCATCCACATTCACCCCCCAAAAGGCCATTTTCTGTGTGCTGAATAAATTCTGCAACTCAAACGGCACGAGGTGCCAATGCATCGGGGCTGAGGAATTTATTCTGCTTGCATTTTGATGTctaaatgttgtattttaatcttgtttttaagttatatttcaatcaacttgttttttagTATTGTTTCTATTGCAATcgacttattttttattatttattatatttcagtcgacttgttttttaatttgttgttagccgccctgagcccagtcttggctggggagggcggggtataaataaaatttatttgggaAAGATGGTTTAGGTATGTCCAAGCAGGCTTGATAGCAAAAACTGTTTCTCACAAACTTAACAGCGTATACAGCCATTAAGTGACAGTGGCCTTATTACAGTCTTTTTCAACCGCTgttagtgtttttcaacctttttaggTTTTCTGTAAACTGGGGAAGACATCCATGTTGGAAGTTCAATTCCttgcttagccatgaagctcaatggaaaTTGCCTTGCTCTTGCCCTCTCTaatccagtgtttttcaaccgctGTTCCGCGGCAGTGCCTCGGGGACCTCGTGGCTTCCGCTATTGCGTGTGCTGCCATCACTCTTCCCGCCATTCCCATGTATAATTCGTGCCCGTAATACAGGCAGTAAGAACTGTTCTGTATAACGACCACCCCGCCTCTCCCACCCCATCTAAgcccattttttttcctttgcagaaatgAGCCGCTGAATTGAGCTCACACAGTatgcatgtttttgcctggctgtgatTGGTCCGGACTCAAGCCTTGACCTATCACAGTAGGACATCATCTTCCGACTTCCTTCCCGCCCGAGCACATAGACCAGGACTCAGCGGGAGTCGGCACTGCAGAGAGGCCGGATACTGGAGTGATGGAaaagtttttgaaaagaaaagaactggacTCTGAACAAAATTTGGAGCCAGATGAGAGGCCAAGTACGAGTGGGcatgaaaagaaagcaaagatgGTTAGCTCAAGCAAATTCTCTGTCACAAGGCAATATAGCGAAAGCTATATTTCATTTGGATTTACTTTCACCGGAGATGCAAACCAACCAACTCCACTGTGCGTGGTGTGTGGTGAAAAGCTAGCTAACAGTGCTATGGTCCCAAGCAAacttaaacgccatctccaaacgAAACACCCTTCGCTTAAAAACAAGAATGTGGACTATTTTGTTCGCCTGCGTGAAAACACGGAGAAACAGGCAACTCTCCTGAGACAAACCTCAAAGGTAAATGAAAGAGCTCTTAAAGCTAGCTATCACGTTGCTGAACTTATAGCCAAGACAAAAAAGTCGCACACTGTGGCAGAGACATTAATACTTCCCGCCTGCAAAGCTATTGTAGAGGAGATGCTCGGACCTGAAGCAGCTAAGGAAATAGCCAAGGTCCCTCTCTCAAACAACACAATTTCCAGACGTATTGATGACATGTCTGCAGACATTGAAAGTGTGGTTTTGGAAAAGATCCATAGCAGTGAGAAATTTGCATTACAACTGGACGAGTCTACTGATATCAGTGGACATGCTCAACTCTTGGCCAATGTGCGTTTTGTTGATGGTGATGCAATTAGAGAAAACTTCTTTTTCTGCAAGGCATTGCCAGAAAAAGCAACAGGAGAAGAAATTTTTCGGGTCACATCAGAATACCTTGAACAAGGAGGACTTAAGTGGGAAAACTGCATAAGTGTCTGCACCGATGGAGCTGCAGCCATGGTCGGGCACATCAAAGGCTTTGTAagcagagtgaaggaaagaaatccaAATGTTATTGTTACGCATTGTTTTTTGCACCGTGAGACCCTCGTAGCCAAGACTTTACCAGCAGACCTAGTTCATGTGTTGGATGATGTTGTGCGCATGGTAAACTTTGTAAAGTCACGACCCGTGAAAAGTCGCATATTTGCAGCTTTGTGTGAGGAGATGGGAGCGAAGCATAAAACCTTGCTGTTTCATACGGAGGTCCGGTGGTTGTCGCGTGGCAAGGTCTTGGTTCGTGTGTATGAGCTGCGGGAGGAACTTAAAGTGTTTCTGACAAATGAGAGGACAGATTACGCAAAACTGCTTGCAAGTGATGAGTGGTGTGCAAGGCTGGCATACCTGGCAGATATATTTCATCATCTGAATGAACTGAACACACGAATGCAAGGCCGAAATGAAAACCTGCTTACAagtacagataaaataaatggaTTCCGTGCAAAGCTGCAACTCTGGCATCAACAC encodes the following:
- the LOC144328279 gene encoding uncharacterized protein LOC144328279, which codes for MMSSLPFAPLACLYKTGRSRGGSPSLLRLAPSPLAIAATRCRYWACACSASTRGAASERAPTSDGTRQGPLAVPVPTVPASAQEGGKQPPPPPPLPGNRAATPGSPRRVIVQASTGELLRCLGDFVCRRCYHIAARYWACACAIAPSGFPSAGIKQPASLLFLIKGTSTLLPLGVSHPKALWAAGSGAVLPLPHAGWLLTRPLGRRGIRLDEGSDAGGTEQHGRSELAPGRTQTASCSCIQQLRGWQK